Proteins encoded by one window of Astatotilapia calliptera chromosome 13, fAstCal1.2, whole genome shotgun sequence:
- the LOC113035370 gene encoding spastin isoform X2, translated as MSTKTNASKPKDSAEVIKNIHKQAFEYISKALKIDEDDTGEKKEAVQWYKKGISELERGIAIELTGQGEQYDRAKRLQDKMVTNLTMAKDRLTLLETTLASKRKNDPQGTSRHALPQPKSVPKSQPAGVSTTIRPSTPVRPSLRLTDAKTTARVGKTQNGRPAAVKQPPKRDMKNFKNVDSKLANLIMNEIVESGATVSFDDIAGQDLAKQALQEIVILPALRPELFTGLRAPARGLLLFGPPGNGKTMLAKAVAAESNATFFNISAASLTSKYVGEGEKLVRALFAVARELQPSVIFIDEVDSLLCERREGEHDASRRLKTEFLIEFDGVQSGKDDRVLVMGATNRPQELDEAILRRFAKRVYVTLPDEKTRFTLLKNLLGKHGSPLSQNELSCLAKVTAGYSGSDLTALARDAALGPIRELGPDQVRNMAAAEVRNIKKKDFEDSLKRIKPTVSPATLNMYTKWNKDFGDTSAI; from the exons ATGTCGACCAAAACAAACGCAAGTAAGCCCAAAGACAGCGCTGAAGTTATAAAAAACATCCACAAGCAGGCGTTTGAGTATATATCCAAGGCACTGAAGATCGACGAGGACGACACAg GTGAGAAGAAGGAGGCTGTGCAGTGGTACAAGAAAGGGATTTCTGAGCTTGAAAGGGGTATTGCAATAGAGCTCACTGGGCAAG GAGAGCAGTATGACCGAGCAAAGAGACTCCAGGATAAAATGGTCACCAACCTCACCATGGCAAAAGACAGGCTTACCCTTTTAG AGACGACACTAGCctctaaaaggaaaaatgacCCCCAAGGGACATCACGTCATGCTCTTCCACAGCCAAAGTCAGTTCCTAAAAGTCAACCCGCAGGTGTTTCCACCACCATCAGACCCTCCACTCCTGTAAGACCTTCATTAAGACTAACTGATGCAAag ACAACCGCTCGGGTGGGAAAAACTCAGAATGGAAGACCGGCAGCTGTGAAACAACCCCCGAAGAGGGATATGAAAAACTTCAAGAATGTGGATAGTAAACTGGCCAACTTAATTATGAATGAAATTGTAGAAAG TGGAGCGACTGTGTCATTTGATGACATCGCAGGGCAGGATCTGGCAAAGCAAGCACTTCAAGAAATTGTCATCCTTCCTGCCTTAAGACCTGAG ctCTTTACTGGTCTGAGAGCTCCTGCACGTGGCTTGCTTTTATTTGGCCCACCAGGAAATGGGAAGACCATGCTC GCCAAAGCAGTTGCTGCAGAGTCTAATGCAACATTCTTCAACATCAGTGCTGCTAGTTTGACCTCCAAATAT GTGGGAGAAGGCGAGAAGCTTGTACGAGCACTCTTTGCGGTTGCAAGAGAGTTACAGCCCTCAGTAATCTTCATCG ATGAAGTGGACAGCTTGCTCTGTgaaaggagggagggggagcACGACGCCTCTCGCCGTTTAAAAACTGAGTTCCTCATTGAGTTTGACGGG GTGCAGTCAGGAAAGGATGACAGGGTACTTGTAATGGGAGCAACTAACAGGCCCCAGGAGCTCGATGAAGCAATATTAAG gCGCTTTGCAAAAAGAGTATATGTGACCTTACCCGATGAGAAG ACAAGATTTACGCTGCTGAAAAATCTTTTGGGAAAGCACGGGAGTCCACTGAGCCAAAACGAACTGTCCTGTCTTGCAAA AGTGACTGCAGGATATTCAGGGAGCGATTTGACAGCATTAGCCAGAGATGCTGCACTTGGCCCAATACGAG AGTTGGGACCAGACCAAGTCCGTAATATGGCTGCTGCTGAG GTGCGCAACATTAAGAAGAAAGACTTTGAGGATTCTCTGAAGCGAATCAAACCAACTGTTAGTCCAGCAACTCTTAATATGTACACAAAATGGAACAAAGATTTTGGTGATACATCAGCAATTTAA
- the LOC113035370 gene encoding spastin isoform X1 — MSTKTNASKPKDSAEVIKNIHKQAFEYISKALKIDEDDTGEKKEAVQWYKKGISELERGIAIELTGQAGEQYDRAKRLQDKMVTNLTMAKDRLTLLETTLASKRKNDPQGTSRHALPQPKSVPKSQPAGVSTTIRPSTPVRPSLRLTDAKTTARVGKTQNGRPAAVKQPPKRDMKNFKNVDSKLANLIMNEIVESGATVSFDDIAGQDLAKQALQEIVILPALRPELFTGLRAPARGLLLFGPPGNGKTMLAKAVAAESNATFFNISAASLTSKYVGEGEKLVRALFAVARELQPSVIFIDEVDSLLCERREGEHDASRRLKTEFLIEFDGVQSGKDDRVLVMGATNRPQELDEAILRRFAKRVYVTLPDEKTRFTLLKNLLGKHGSPLSQNELSCLAKVTAGYSGSDLTALARDAALGPIRELGPDQVRNMAAAEVRNIKKKDFEDSLKRIKPTVSPATLNMYTKWNKDFGDTSAI, encoded by the exons ATGTCGACCAAAACAAACGCAAGTAAGCCCAAAGACAGCGCTGAAGTTATAAAAAACATCCACAAGCAGGCGTTTGAGTATATATCCAAGGCACTGAAGATCGACGAGGACGACACAg GTGAGAAGAAGGAGGCTGTGCAGTGGTACAAGAAAGGGATTTCTGAGCTTGAAAGGGGTATTGCAATAGAGCTCACTGGGCAAG CAGGAGAGCAGTATGACCGAGCAAAGAGACTCCAGGATAAAATGGTCACCAACCTCACCATGGCAAAAGACAGGCTTACCCTTTTAG AGACGACACTAGCctctaaaaggaaaaatgacCCCCAAGGGACATCACGTCATGCTCTTCCACAGCCAAAGTCAGTTCCTAAAAGTCAACCCGCAGGTGTTTCCACCACCATCAGACCCTCCACTCCTGTAAGACCTTCATTAAGACTAACTGATGCAAag ACAACCGCTCGGGTGGGAAAAACTCAGAATGGAAGACCGGCAGCTGTGAAACAACCCCCGAAGAGGGATATGAAAAACTTCAAGAATGTGGATAGTAAACTGGCCAACTTAATTATGAATGAAATTGTAGAAAG TGGAGCGACTGTGTCATTTGATGACATCGCAGGGCAGGATCTGGCAAAGCAAGCACTTCAAGAAATTGTCATCCTTCCTGCCTTAAGACCTGAG ctCTTTACTGGTCTGAGAGCTCCTGCACGTGGCTTGCTTTTATTTGGCCCACCAGGAAATGGGAAGACCATGCTC GCCAAAGCAGTTGCTGCAGAGTCTAATGCAACATTCTTCAACATCAGTGCTGCTAGTTTGACCTCCAAATAT GTGGGAGAAGGCGAGAAGCTTGTACGAGCACTCTTTGCGGTTGCAAGAGAGTTACAGCCCTCAGTAATCTTCATCG ATGAAGTGGACAGCTTGCTCTGTgaaaggagggagggggagcACGACGCCTCTCGCCGTTTAAAAACTGAGTTCCTCATTGAGTTTGACGGG GTGCAGTCAGGAAAGGATGACAGGGTACTTGTAATGGGAGCAACTAACAGGCCCCAGGAGCTCGATGAAGCAATATTAAG gCGCTTTGCAAAAAGAGTATATGTGACCTTACCCGATGAGAAG ACAAGATTTACGCTGCTGAAAAATCTTTTGGGAAAGCACGGGAGTCCACTGAGCCAAAACGAACTGTCCTGTCTTGCAAA AGTGACTGCAGGATATTCAGGGAGCGATTTGACAGCATTAGCCAGAGATGCTGCACTTGGCCCAATACGAG AGTTGGGACCAGACCAAGTCCGTAATATGGCTGCTGCTGAG GTGCGCAACATTAAGAAGAAAGACTTTGAGGATTCTCTGAAGCGAATCAAACCAACTGTTAGTCCAGCAACTCTTAATATGTACACAAAATGGAACAAAGATTTTGGTGATACATCAGCAATTTAA